From one Conyzicola nivalis genomic stretch:
- a CDS encoding DUF3499 family protein, which translates to MSPRPCSKVTCNHAAVATLTYVYADSMAVLGPLSQKAEPHSYDLCSRHAERMSVPQGWQVIRHVVLGS; encoded by the coding sequence ATGAGCCCCCGACCGTGCAGCAAGGTGACGTGCAACCACGCAGCCGTGGCGACCCTCACCTACGTGTACGCGGATTCGATGGCGGTGCTCGGTCCGCTCAGCCAGAAGGCCGAGCCCCACAGCTACGACCTGTGCTCCAGACATGCCGAGCGGATGTCCGTGCCTCAGGGGTGGCAGGTCATCCGTCATGTAGTTTTGGGGTCGTGA
- a CDS encoding metallopeptidase family protein: MVRSRRSSARASTRGRSRDRHGRGIRAAVTGPHLPPLNSRSDIFDMTIASTAEYLKDIWPSELANVVFEVAAMPAELGTSPGVDRWRVFPAQNRVVLYRLPIERLSHLHRHDELHRRMMIETCVFRAVAELLGKDPWDLAPDRYRNH, from the coding sequence ATGGTCAGATCGCGAAGGAGCAGCGCACGGGCTTCGACACGTGGTCGCTCGCGCGACCGGCACGGTCGCGGCATCCGCGCCGCGGTCACGGGCCCCCACCTCCCCCCGCTGAACAGCCGCTCGGACATCTTCGACATGACGATCGCCTCGACCGCGGAGTACCTCAAAGACATCTGGCCGAGCGAGCTGGCGAACGTCGTGTTCGAGGTCGCCGCGATGCCCGCCGAACTGGGCACGTCGCCCGGCGTGGACCGCTGGCGGGTGTTCCCGGCGCAGAACCGCGTCGTGCTGTACCGCCTGCCGATCGAGCGCCTGTCTCACCTGCACCGTCACGACGAGCTGCACCGCCGCATGATGATCGAGACCTGCGTGTTCCGCGCCGTCGCCGAGCTGCTCGGCAAGGACCCGTGGGATCTCGCCCCCGACCGCTACCGCAACCACTGA
- a CDS encoding DUF5719 family protein, which produces MSDHNDPVAHHIEPVGDDYPVDENEAATPKAKITARGAAIVGVRMVAGTVGIAVALAAIAGATFLPITTVATTPASVDVTPVATAQELVCPGALLRLGDESGQSATTASSIGDPSVRFGSTSGGDDVSVNPLQQSDAGTAGTESAPVQIRSTTGGDDDLVSGAQGQTPGDGEFEGLATADCAGVASETWLVGGSTAVGRTTLITLANPSDTVSTVALAISTEDGKVTAPGVTGIVVQPHGQRVLPLAGFAPDVESPVVHVTSRGGQIVANLQQTTVRGIEPGGVDFVGAGHTPSTAQIISGVRVTGTDALQSRLGEEGYGDLASVLRVFAPGGEDTLAEVSVTSDDGAAAGASFSVDLAAGVVDDLALDGLVDGTYTVHITSSHPVVAGLRVSTVAGSAPEGEAPGSDFAWLSTVNALNDRALVTIADGPGPRVNLVNPTDADADVTLEATDGDDLTVTVPAEGAASVEVAAGDTYLVAGFDRLYGSVSYASDALVSGYPIQPPAASAEAITIFP; this is translated from the coding sequence ATGTCTGATCACAACGACCCGGTCGCCCACCACATCGAACCCGTCGGCGACGATTACCCGGTCGACGAGAACGAGGCAGCCACTCCGAAGGCGAAGATCACCGCCCGCGGCGCGGCGATCGTCGGGGTGCGCATGGTCGCGGGCACCGTCGGCATCGCGGTCGCACTCGCCGCCATCGCCGGAGCGACCTTCCTCCCGATCACCACCGTCGCCACGACTCCGGCGTCGGTCGACGTCACGCCGGTCGCGACCGCACAGGAGCTTGTCTGCCCCGGCGCGCTCCTCCGCCTCGGCGACGAGTCGGGACAGTCGGCCACGACGGCGTCGTCGATCGGCGACCCGAGCGTGCGCTTCGGCTCGACCAGCGGGGGCGACGACGTGAGTGTCAACCCACTGCAGCAGTCGGACGCGGGCACGGCGGGCACCGAGAGCGCACCGGTCCAGATCCGCTCCACCACGGGCGGCGACGACGACCTCGTCTCGGGCGCGCAGGGCCAGACGCCCGGCGACGGCGAATTCGAGGGTCTCGCGACCGCCGACTGCGCCGGTGTGGCCTCGGAGACCTGGCTCGTCGGCGGATCGACCGCGGTCGGTCGCACGACGCTCATCACCCTGGCTAATCCAAGCGACACCGTCTCCACCGTCGCGCTCGCGATCAGCACCGAAGACGGCAAGGTCACGGCGCCCGGCGTCACCGGCATCGTCGTTCAGCCGCACGGCCAGCGCGTGTTGCCGCTGGCCGGCTTCGCCCCCGACGTGGAGTCGCCCGTCGTGCACGTCACGAGCAGGGGCGGCCAGATCGTCGCGAACCTCCAGCAGACCACCGTGCGCGGCATCGAGCCGGGCGGCGTCGACTTCGTGGGCGCCGGCCACACCCCGTCGACCGCCCAGATCATTTCGGGCGTTCGCGTCACGGGCACCGACGCCCTGCAGTCGCGTCTCGGCGAAGAGGGCTACGGCGACCTCGCCAGCGTGCTGCGCGTGTTCGCGCCGGGCGGCGAAGATACTCTGGCCGAGGTCAGTGTCACCTCCGACGACGGAGCGGCGGCTGGGGCGTCGTTCTCGGTCGACCTCGCGGCCGGTGTCGTCGACGACCTCGCGCTCGACGGCCTCGTCGACGGCACCTACACCGTGCACATCACCTCGTCACACCCCGTCGTCGCCGGTCTGCGGGTATCGACCGTCGCCGGGTCCGCCCCCGAGGGGGAGGCTCCTGGCAGTGACTTCGCCTGGCTCTCCACCGTCAACGCCCTGAACGACCGGGCGCTGGTTACCATCGCGGACGGCCCGGGCCCGCGGGTGAACCTTGTGAACCCCACTGATGCCGACGCCGACGTCACGCTCGAGGCCACCGACGGCGACGACCTGACCGTGACTGTGCCCGCCGAAGGCGCGGCCTCCGTCGAGGTCGCCGCGGGTGACACCTACCTCGTCGCCGGGTTCGACCGGCTCTACGGCTCGGTGAGCTATGCCAGCGACGCGCTGGTCTCCGGCTATCCGATCCAGCCGCCCGCCGCGAGCGCCGAGGCGATCACGATCTTCCCGTAG
- a CDS encoding glycosyltransferase gives MQPRVTAILVARNGAGYLERTLAALAGQTRRPDSTIFTDDGSTDGSDSILARADATVFVPAASARSFGSAVANALHVAAPSGETDNWLWLLAHDNAPAPDALAALLAAVEIAPSVAVAGPKLMRWLTSDVIESYGETITTFGASVSLVTGELDQAQHDRHNDMLAVAAGGMLVRESVWLALGGFDPALPSVDAALDFCVRVRLAGHRIVGVPDARVASAGGPERFDRPTISVRSTHALRRRAQLHRRLAYAPAAALPFHWLSLVPLAFARSIWHLIGKHPGLIAGEFASALAAAFSSAVLPSRRRLRKTRVLGWASIAKLRMPSRAVRELRANQRAIAAAPGSQTQQVAESTRPSFLSQGGAWVVLLAAAIGAISFSSLFGAPAVAGGALAPLSLTFSELWANVGFGWREVGAGFEGAADPFSFVLALLGTLTFWAPSQSVVVLYFLALPLAALGAWWCAARFAERGWSPAIAAVLWSLAPPFLASLGGGHLGAVIAHLLLPWVVLATVNAARSWAASAASALLFAATIAAAPSLAPALLIGWLAWMFARPKSIHRLIGIVIPAAAMFAPLVVQQALRGNWLALAADPGVPVGGSTTSGWQLALGSPVNGYSGWSNVAAALDLHDLAAPIIVAALLAPLAVLALLALFLPGSGRAVPSMVIAFLGFVTAVAAAHVHVSAVGESTVAIWPAAGLSLFWLGLIGAVVVTLEVLGRAVVLPALLVGATAVVLAGPLLAAPLVGDSDVRTSSGRTLPAFVSAEAAEDDMLGTLELTAQPSGALAAVIYRGEGTSLDSQSTLAATNTETTEAQRRLATLAGNLASKSGFDTAAEMQKLHIGFVLSPDATGEAATETRKRAGEALDGNPSLTAIGETSTGFLWRFAALDDSRPEVGPGPLGSPLGIIVTLTQGIVLIITLLLAVPTGSRRRARTPSSRPSEPASTFEEDDNV, from the coding sequence ATGCAACCGAGAGTCACAGCGATACTTGTCGCCCGAAACGGGGCCGGCTATCTCGAGCGAACCCTCGCGGCGCTCGCGGGCCAGACCAGACGACCCGACTCCACCATCTTCACCGACGACGGTTCCACCGACGGCTCGGACTCGATCCTCGCCCGCGCCGACGCCACCGTCTTCGTGCCGGCCGCAAGTGCCCGCAGCTTCGGGTCCGCCGTCGCCAACGCCCTGCACGTGGCAGCGCCGAGCGGAGAGACCGACAACTGGCTCTGGCTGCTCGCCCACGACAACGCCCCCGCGCCGGACGCCCTGGCCGCGCTCCTCGCCGCGGTCGAGATCGCGCCCTCCGTCGCGGTGGCCGGCCCGAAGCTCATGCGCTGGCTGACGAGCGACGTCATCGAGTCGTACGGCGAGACGATCACGACCTTCGGCGCGTCCGTGTCGCTGGTCACCGGCGAACTCGACCAGGCCCAGCACGACAGGCATAACGACATGCTGGCCGTCGCCGCCGGCGGGATGCTCGTGCGCGAGAGCGTCTGGCTCGCGCTCGGCGGCTTCGACCCCGCGCTGCCGTCGGTCGACGCCGCCCTCGACTTCTGCGTGCGCGTGCGCCTCGCCGGGCACCGCATCGTCGGTGTTCCCGACGCCCGGGTGGCGAGCGCCGGCGGTCCCGAACGTTTCGACCGCCCGACGATCTCGGTGCGGTCGACGCACGCGCTGCGTCGCCGCGCACAACTGCACCGCCGGCTCGCCTACGCCCCCGCCGCGGCGCTCCCGTTCCACTGGCTCTCGCTCGTCCCCCTCGCGTTCGCCCGGTCGATATGGCATCTCATCGGCAAGCACCCCGGACTCATCGCGGGCGAGTTCGCGAGCGCCCTCGCGGCGGCCTTCAGTTCCGCGGTGCTGCCCTCGCGGCGCCGGCTGCGCAAGACCCGCGTTCTCGGGTGGGCGTCGATAGCCAAATTGCGGATGCCGTCGCGCGCGGTGCGCGAGCTGCGCGCGAACCAGAGGGCGATAGCCGCGGCACCCGGCAGTCAGACCCAGCAGGTTGCCGAGTCGACCCGACCCAGTTTCCTCTCGCAGGGCGGAGCCTGGGTGGTGCTGCTCGCGGCCGCCATCGGAGCCATCTCGTTCTCCTCGCTGTTCGGCGCGCCGGCCGTGGCCGGCGGAGCGCTCGCGCCGCTCAGCCTCACCTTCTCCGAGCTCTGGGCGAACGTCGGCTTCGGCTGGCGCGAGGTGGGAGCCGGGTTCGAGGGCGCGGCCGACCCCTTCTCGTTCGTGCTCGCCCTGCTCGGCACCCTCACCTTCTGGGCGCCCTCGCAAAGCGTTGTCGTGCTCTACTTCCTCGCCCTGCCGCTCGCCGCGCTCGGCGCGTGGTGGTGCGCTGCCCGCTTCGCGGAACGCGGCTGGTCGCCGGCGATCGCCGCCGTCCTCTGGTCGCTCGCTCCCCCCTTTCTCGCGTCGCTCGGCGGGGGACACCTCGGGGCCGTCATCGCGCACCTGCTGCTCCCGTGGGTGGTACTCGCCACCGTGAACGCCGCACGCAGCTGGGCCGCCAGCGCGGCATCCGCCCTTCTCTTCGCGGCCACGATCGCGGCTGCCCCGTCCCTCGCTCCCGCCCTGCTGATCGGCTGGCTCGCGTGGATGTTCGCGCGACCGAAGAGCATCCACCGGCTGATCGGCATCGTGATCCCGGCGGCGGCGATGTTCGCGCCGCTCGTCGTGCAGCAGGCGCTGCGGGGCAACTGGCTCGCGCTGGCCGCCGACCCCGGCGTGCCGGTGGGTGGCAGCACGACCTCGGGCTGGCAGCTCGCCCTCGGATCCCCGGTGAACGGCTACAGCGGCTGGAGCAACGTCGCGGCGGCGCTCGACCTGCACGATCTGGCCGCCCCCATCATCGTCGCAGCCCTGCTGGCGCCCCTCGCCGTGCTCGCCCTGCTCGCGCTGTTCCTCCCGGGTTCCGGCCGTGCCGTGCCGTCGATGGTCATCGCGTTCCTCGGTTTCGTGACGGCCGTCGCGGCCGCGCACGTGCATGTGTCGGCCGTGGGTGAGAGCACCGTCGCGATCTGGCCGGCGGCCGGGCTCAGCCTCTTCTGGCTCGGGCTCATCGGCGCCGTCGTCGTGACGCTCGAGGTGCTCGGCCGCGCCGTCGTGCTTCCCGCTCTGCTCGTCGGAGCGACGGCCGTCGTGCTCGCCGGGCCGCTTCTCGCCGCACCTCTCGTCGGCGACAGCGACGTGCGCACGAGCAGCGGACGCACCCTGCCGGCATTCGTCTCGGCGGAAGCGGCCGAAGACGACATGCTCGGCACGCTCGAGCTGACCGCGCAGCCCAGCGGTGCTCTCGCGGCCGTGATCTACCGCGGGGAGGGCACGAGCCTCGATTCGCAGTCCACGCTTGCCGCGACGAACACGGAAACGACCGAGGCCCAGCGCCGGCTCGCCACGCTCGCCGGCAACCTCGCCTCGAAGAGCGGGTTCGACACCGCCGCCGAGATGCAGAAGCTGCACATCGGATTCGTGCTGTCGCCGGATGCCACGGGGGAAGCGGCCACGGAGACCCGGAAACGCGCCGGAGAGGCTCTCGACGGGAACCCGTCACTCACCGCCATCGGCGAGACCTCCACCGGTTTCCTCTGGCGGTTCGCGGCACTCGACGACTCGCGGCCCGAGGTCGGCCCCGGGCCGCTCGGTTCACCACTCGGCATCATCGTGACGCTCACGCAGGGCATCGTCCTCATCATCACGCTCCTGCTCGCGGTGCCGACCGGATCGCGTCGCCGGGCGCGCACGCCCTCGAGCCGACCGAGCGAACCCGCCTCCACCTTCGAGGAGGACGACAATGTCTGA
- a CDS encoding WhiB family transcriptional regulator, producing the protein MANSEYRANVPDDWFVDPVRLGVPGVRKADVEENPLAWQTDSLCAQTDPEAFFPEKGGSTREAKKICGSCEVRNNCLEYALENDERFGIWGGLSERERRKLRKRA; encoded by the coding sequence ATGGCGAACAGCGAATATCGCGCCAATGTTCCAGACGACTGGTTCGTCGATCCGGTTCGTCTGGGTGTCCCCGGCGTTCGCAAGGCCGATGTCGAAGAGAATCCGCTGGCCTGGCAGACAGATTCGCTCTGCGCCCAGACCGACCCCGAGGCATTCTTCCCCGAAAAGGGCGGATCGACCCGCGAGGCGAAGAAGATCTGCGGCTCGTGCGAGGTGCGCAACAACTGCCTCGAGTACGCACTCGAGAACGACGAGCGTTTCGGAATCTGGGGCGGGCTGTCCGAGCGCGAGCGCCGGAAGCTGCGCAAGCGCGCGTAG
- the galE gene encoding UDP-glucose 4-epimerase GalE, whose protein sequence is MTWLVTGGAGYIGSHVVKALAHAGLSTVVVDDLSSGFRDFVGPEVPFVYGSILDGELLLKTIDDHDVTGVIHVAGYKYAGVSVQRPLHTYEQNVTGTAVLLAAMAEKNVDRIVFSSSAAVYGTPPTELVTEDTPKNPQSPYGESKLIGEWLLRDQGIAAGLRHTSLRYFNVVGSGDPALYDTSPHNLFPLVFAALKAGKTPRINGDDYDTPDGTNVRDYVHVADLATSHVAAALRLDAGEPLEAAYNLGSGDGNSVGDIMRTVAEVTGIAFEPVIAPRRPGDPARIVAAGDLAARDLDWAMRHDLREMVASAWEATRRAS, encoded by the coding sequence ATGACATGGCTGGTAACGGGTGGAGCAGGATATATCGGGTCGCACGTCGTGAAGGCGCTGGCCCACGCGGGCCTGTCGACCGTCGTCGTCGATGACCTCTCGAGCGGCTTCCGCGACTTCGTCGGACCCGAGGTGCCGTTCGTCTACGGCTCGATCCTCGACGGCGAGCTGCTGCTCAAGACGATCGACGACCACGACGTCACGGGTGTGATCCACGTGGCCGGCTACAAGTACGCCGGGGTGAGCGTGCAGCGACCTCTGCACACGTACGAGCAGAACGTCACCGGCACGGCGGTGCTGCTCGCGGCGATGGCCGAGAAGAACGTCGACCGCATCGTGTTCTCGTCGAGCGCGGCCGTCTACGGCACGCCGCCCACAGAACTGGTGACCGAGGACACCCCGAAGAACCCCCAGTCGCCGTACGGCGAGTCGAAGCTCATCGGCGAGTGGCTGCTGCGCGACCAGGGCATCGCGGCGGGACTGCGCCACACGAGCCTGCGCTACTTCAACGTCGTCGGTTCGGGCGACCCTGCGCTCTACGACACCAGCCCGCACAACCTCTTCCCGCTCGTCTTCGCCGCCCTCAAGGCGGGCAAGACCCCGCGCATCAACGGCGACGACTACGACACGCCCGACGGCACCAACGTGCGCGACTACGTGCACGTTGCCGACCTCGCTACCTCGCATGTCGCCGCGGCCCTGCGCCTCGACGCCGGCGAGCCCCTCGAGGCTGCCTACAACCTCGGCAGCGGCGACGGCAATTCGGTGGGCGACATCATGCGCACCGTGGCCGAGGTCACCGGGATCGCGTTCGAGCCGGTCATCGCACCCCGTCGTCCGGGCGATCCCGCCCGCATCGTCGCCGCCGGCGACCTCGCCGCCCGCGACCTGGATTGGGCGATGCGCCACGACCTGCGGGAAATGGTCGCGAGCGCGTGGGAAGCAACTCGCCGCGCGTCGTAA
- a CDS encoding GlxA family transcriptional regulator → MLKKVVLLAIPGVAPFEFGVVCEVFGIDRSAMGGPTFEFTIVTAEPGAVRTSLGYDMVIESDLSAAADADLVAVSAHRFDEIDERYLDVIRAAEARGAWVLSLCSGAFVLAQAGILDGRRSTTHWMYADRLATEYPDTDVNPDVLFVEDRHVVTGAGTAAGIDAALHIVRSELGASMANVVARRMVVPPQRDGGQSQFIQSPVSPVCADSFAAVADWMMQNLAEDLTVDQLARKALMSSRTFARRFRADMGTTPSAWLNRQRIIRAQQLLEESDASLESIAQETGFGTAQVMRHHFVKVLQTTPTVYRRTFAVRQSA, encoded by the coding sequence ATGCTCAAGAAGGTCGTTTTGCTCGCCATCCCTGGCGTCGCCCCGTTCGAATTCGGTGTGGTCTGCGAGGTGTTCGGCATCGACCGCAGCGCGATGGGCGGTCCGACCTTCGAGTTCACCATCGTCACGGCCGAACCGGGCGCCGTGCGCACGAGCCTCGGCTACGACATGGTCATCGAGTCCGACCTCTCGGCCGCCGCGGACGCGGATCTCGTTGCCGTCTCCGCGCACCGGTTCGACGAGATCGACGAGCGCTACCTCGACGTGATCCGCGCCGCCGAGGCCCGCGGGGCGTGGGTGCTCAGCCTGTGCAGCGGAGCGTTCGTGCTCGCCCAGGCCGGCATCCTCGACGGCCGCAGGTCGACGACGCACTGGATGTACGCCGACCGTCTCGCCACCGAGTATCCCGACACGGACGTCAATCCCGACGTGCTCTTCGTCGAAGACCGCCACGTCGTGACGGGTGCGGGAACGGCCGCCGGCATCGACGCGGCCCTGCACATCGTGCGCAGCGAACTCGGTGCGTCTATGGCGAACGTGGTCGCCCGCCGGATGGTGGTCCCGCCGCAGCGGGACGGCGGCCAGTCGCAGTTCATCCAGTCCCCGGTCTCCCCCGTCTGCGCCGACTCGTTCGCCGCGGTCGCCGACTGGATGATGCAGAACCTCGCCGAAGACCTCACTGTCGACCAGCTGGCCCGCAAGGCGCTGATGTCGAGCCGCACCTTCGCGCGCCGCTTCCGCGCCGACATGGGCACTACGCCCTCGGCCTGGCTCAACCGTCAGCGCATCATCCGGGCGCAGCAACTTCTCGAAGAGTCGGATGCCTCGTTGGAATCCATCGCCCAGGAGACGGGTTTCGGCACCGCCCAGGTCATGAGGCACCACTTCGTGAAGGTGCTGCAGACCACGCCGACCGTGTACCGGCGCACGTTCGCCGTGCGTCAGTCGGCGTAG
- a CDS encoding GtrA family protein, producing the protein MALRPLRRRILALLADERVRFVLVGGVNTLLGYGLFAAFWLTVGDRIGYLGSLYASYAVAIVAAFLLHRRFTFRVNGTGSVVVDFLRFASVHLVALIINTVALPLLVEGAGMYPLAAQAIVVVVTTLVSYFGHKLFSFRRAAHEV; encoded by the coding sequence GTGGCGCTCAGACCGCTGCGCAGGAGGATCCTCGCGCTCCTCGCCGACGAGCGGGTGCGGTTCGTTCTCGTCGGCGGGGTGAACACCCTCCTCGGGTACGGCCTGTTCGCCGCCTTCTGGCTGACGGTCGGCGACCGGATCGGCTATCTCGGCAGCCTGTACGCCTCCTACGCGGTGGCCATCGTGGCGGCGTTCCTGCTGCACCGCAGGTTCACGTTCCGGGTGAACGGTACCGGCAGCGTCGTGGTCGACTTCCTGCGGTTCGCGAGCGTGCACCTCGTTGCGCTGATCATCAACACCGTCGCGCTCCCCCTGCTCGTCGAGGGGGCGGGTATGTACCCGCTCGCGGCCCAGGCGATCGTGGTCGTGGTGACCACGCTCGTGAGCTATTTCGGGCACAAGCTGTTCTCATTCCGGCGCGCGGCCCACGAGGTCTAG
- the manA gene encoding mannose-6-phosphate isomerase, class I, protein MFVGITNTPRDYAWGSSTAIADLLGTAPSGGPEAELWLGAHPGSPSRIVDSDDTLADTLDGRLPFLLKVLAAASPLSLQAHPTMEQAAAGFERENALGIPLDAPNRNYKDAFHKPELIFALSDTFRALCGFRAAHAITSTVERMIGALPGDPALNGFSDRLGSDDDLRGAFEWLVTGGDDVDELIAAVVEAAAGLEGDNFELVRELAAAYPGDPGIVVSLMLNLVILKPGEVLYLPAGNIHAYVEGLGIELMAASDNVLRGGLTPKHVDVPELLSVLDFTPVPVPYLEPITLPGGVALYRPGVPDFELAVVSQPVDGTRYELAGDSIVLCTAGSFTLAGDTGSTTVARGESVFVTADERALTIDGDGALFIAGRGAEPAGG, encoded by the coding sequence ATGTTTGTAGGCATCACCAATACCCCGCGCGACTACGCCTGGGGCTCGTCGACGGCAATCGCCGACCTGCTCGGAACCGCCCCGTCCGGCGGGCCCGAGGCCGAGCTCTGGCTCGGAGCCCATCCCGGTTCGCCGAGTCGGATAGTCGATTCGGATGACACGCTCGCCGACACCCTCGACGGGCGCCTGCCCTTCCTGCTCAAGGTGCTCGCCGCCGCGTCGCCGTTGTCGCTGCAGGCGCACCCGACCATGGAACAGGCCGCCGCCGGCTTCGAGCGCGAGAACGCGCTCGGCATCCCGCTCGACGCCCCGAACCGCAACTACAAGGACGCGTTCCACAAGCCCGAGCTGATCTTCGCGCTGAGCGACACGTTCCGGGCGCTCTGCGGCTTCCGGGCCGCGCATGCCATCACCTCCACGGTCGAGCGGATGATCGGCGCGCTTCCCGGCGACCCCGCGCTCAACGGTTTCTCCGACCGGCTCGGTTCCGACGACGACCTACGTGGCGCTTTTGAATGGCTCGTCACCGGTGGCGACGACGTCGACGAGCTGATCGCCGCGGTCGTCGAGGCGGCGGCCGGACTCGAGGGCGACAACTTCGAGCTCGTACGCGAACTCGCTGCGGCCTACCCGGGCGACCCCGGCATCGTCGTCTCGCTCATGCTCAACCTCGTGATCCTGAAGCCCGGCGAGGTGCTCTACCTCCCGGCGGGCAACATCCACGCCTACGTCGAGGGTCTCGGTATCGAACTCATGGCGGCGTCCGACAACGTGCTGCGTGGCGGTCTCACCCCGAAGCACGTCGACGTGCCCGAGCTTCTCTCCGTGCTCGACTTCACCCCGGTCCCCGTGCCGTACCTCGAGCCGATCACGCTGCCTGGCGGCGTCGCCCTGTACCGTCCCGGGGTTCCCGACTTCGAGCTCGCTGTCGTCTCCCAGCCGGTCGACGGCACGAGGTACGAGCTCGCCGGCGACAGCATCGTGCTGTGCACGGCTGGGTCGTTCACCCTCGCCGGCGACACCGGGTCCACCACGGTTGCGCGCGGCGAATCGGTTTTCGTCACCGCCGACGAGCGCGCGCTGACCATCGATGGCGACGGCGCGCTGTTCATTGCCGGTCGCGGAGCGGAGCCCGCGGGCGGCTAG
- a CDS encoding acyl-CoA dehydrogenase family protein: MSFESLSSDFFGYENGLSDEEKDLIVRLRAYLEAEVRPLVNGLWANAEFFPRTIVKGLADLGLFGQPWEETRRFENSAVFRGWVALELARVDASLATLVGMQNGLVMGSIAVAGSQEQRDEWLPKLASGELLGAFGLTEPLSGSDSAQGLRTIAKRDGDSWTINGAKRWIGNGSISDVTIIWAKDADDGQVKGFIVPTSTPGYSATRIENKQALRIVQNADIVLTDLVVPEANRLQKSKSFRETAAVLRLTRAEVAWAAVGNSVGAYEAAVAYAGERIQFGKEIGGHQLVQDLLARSLGNITASIGMVTRVSQMLDEGIQRDEHASLAKAFTTSRMRETVAWCREIFGGNGIVLDYDVIRYFADAEAIYSYEGTREMNTLIVGRAITGKAAFV, from the coding sequence ATGTCATTCGAGTCACTCAGCAGCGACTTCTTCGGCTACGAGAACGGCCTGTCCGACGAGGAGAAAGACCTCATCGTCCGACTGCGCGCCTACCTCGAGGCCGAGGTGCGCCCCCTCGTCAACGGGCTGTGGGCCAACGCCGAATTCTTCCCCCGCACCATCGTCAAGGGGCTCGCCGACCTCGGCCTCTTCGGACAGCCGTGGGAGGAGACCCGCCGGTTCGAGAACTCCGCGGTGTTCCGCGGCTGGGTGGCTCTCGAGCTCGCCCGCGTCGACGCGAGCCTCGCGACGCTGGTCGGCATGCAGAACGGGCTCGTGATGGGCTCGATCGCCGTCGCCGGCAGTCAGGAGCAGCGCGACGAATGGCTGCCGAAGCTCGCCAGCGGCGAACTCCTCGGCGCCTTCGGCCTCACCGAGCCGCTCTCCGGCTCCGACTCCGCACAGGGTCTGCGCACGATCGCCAAGCGTGACGGCGACAGCTGGACCATCAACGGCGCCAAGCGCTGGATCGGCAACGGCTCGATCAGCGACGTCACGATCATCTGGGCGAAAGATGCGGATGACGGTCAGGTGAAGGGCTTCATCGTCCCGACCTCGACCCCCGGCTATTCCGCCACCCGCATCGAGAACAAGCAGGCGCTCCGCATCGTGCAGAACGCCGACATCGTGTTGACCGATCTCGTCGTCCCCGAGGCGAACCGCCTGCAGAAGTCCAAGTCGTTCCGTGAGACCGCGGCCGTGCTGCGGCTCACCCGGGCCGAGGTGGCCTGGGCGGCCGTCGGCAACTCCGTCGGCGCCTACGAGGCCGCCGTCGCGTACGCCGGCGAGCGCATCCAGTTCGGCAAGGAGATCGGCGGCCACCAGCTCGTGCAGGACCTGCTCGCACGCAGCCTCGGCAACATCACCGCGTCGATCGGCATGGTCACCCGCGTCTCGCAGATGCTCGACGAGGGGATCCAGCGCGACGAGCACGCCTCCCTCGCCAAGGCCTTCACCACGAGCCGCATGCGCGAGACGGTCGCCTGGTGCCGCGAGATCTTCGGCGGTAACGGCATCGTGCTCGACTACGACGTGATCCGTTACTTCGCCGACGCCGAGGCGATCTACTCGTACGAGGGAACCCGCGAGATGAACACGCTCATCGTGGGCCGTGCGATCACGGGCAAGGCCGCGTTCGTCTAA